In Salvia miltiorrhiza cultivar Shanhuang (shh) chromosome 4, IMPLAD_Smil_shh, whole genome shotgun sequence, the DNA window caaagtcTAATAGCTTTAAAATGTTTAATCaatgttattaattttgaaaaacctaaaataaatgaaaactaattcattattaaattataaagaatgctaaaaaaacattaaaatttttgaaaatcctaaATAACGAACAAGCCTCTGAAATTTGTGTCTTTTGAGCACAAGCCGCCGGCTTTTCAAGGGGACGCGGCTTGTgctaaaaaaacacaaatttcagCGGCTTGTTGATTAAATCTAATTGTTTACATTTCAGTAatacttatttaattttataattataaaaaacctaaaaaacgttattattttatgcgtaatACAGCCACGGTTCTAAACAAACATGTTTCAATAGCAAATAATCGCCACAAAAAAAAGCTCAAtttatacgaattaacatacttaaaatacataaaatatgcTCAAAGAGATTCGATGCTTACTTGGTTTGAAGAATAAGTCATGGAGTATGCCTTGAAGCCGGAAATTCTTGAAGCCGCGAATGAACTCTTGAAGCAGCAAAAAAATCGCAAAGGCGTGAGCACTCAAAATATAACTTGCAAAATAGATATTGGTTTGAATGAGTGGGGCGGCTCTTGTATATTTAGCCtaaaaattaattgaaggcGTGAGAATCTTGCCTTAAAAACCCGTGATTTTCAAAAGCCGTGAATTCCTCTTGTTTATTTGGGTCAAAATCTTGTTTCCAAAACCTGCGAGCCGTCCAATCTATCTCAAAAGGCGTCAGATTCTCATTTTTTGGTTCCAATGTGGATTACACTTGTTTATTTGTTGTGAATTATTTCCAATATACTATATCTAATACTtaaagtcgtgaattatttcgaatatatctatttaattatttatataaatatcatcattttcGGTTTttcatatgtatttttttagaatatatatatatatataaaataaatacgaaatGAGGGCACGTTTGTGtgttataaaatattaatacgAAAGccaaaaaattcatatttatgtatattgtgaacaaaaaaaaaattcttttacaAGCGGCTAAGGTTTATCGGAGGCTTGTTAGCCCGTTGcctttagaattttttttttgttcacaatatacataaatatgaatttttttggccttcgtattaatattttataacaCACAAATGTGCCCTCATTCTTTCAAACGTAGggtttttgattttttattaggGTTACAAAGTGACATGGCTttacaataattgcacatttattagattttgtgcatttttaactacatatcttacacattttcttgcATAATTaatgtacttgtgtaagaaaagtgtaagaacttttacaaaaaaccatGCAAACCTATCAACATTAATTGTGCTTtgggtagttttataagacACATTATATGAGTGGCTAGTTTTATAAGACATATTATGAATATGGGTACTTTAAATTCCCCCTCCAAAgattatgtgttttttttttccacaaactcactttatactttaaacatcATTCATAATTTCATACTCAATATTTATAAAGTATCCActctttatttttataatttggtGGGCCCAACATTACCCTTCAACACTAAAATCATATATTCCCACTATTTTATTAATATCGGTGCCCTCCACTCCATTACACACTTTTTATAGACGGATGAAGTATCTAATTTGTCATTTGTGTTTGTCataatatatatctaatttatttttggtaAGATTGTTACTCATAATAAAGTGTGATTCTTAGTCCATTCAAAAtacattcaattattttattaaatacgaatcatttaaaaatagatacattttatgagaacgaagggagtattctACGTCACACTTTCAGAGGGAAATGGTTGATTTTCTCTGCTTCATCTTCATTTTATTGTACAGATAAGAGGTGAACTCAGTCGTGCTCAAAATAAAGTGATGAATCGTGTTTCCATATCCCAAACACAAAGAAACGAGAACACATAATTCATGATTAAAATCCATCAAAATCGAAGAACTAGAGGAAGAAAACTAAAAAGCATTGAATAATCAAATTCCTCGCACTGCAAAGAAAGATCCAAACTcatgttttttaaattttatatatacatatctcAAACTCACATCCTATCTATCAATCCAGCACAACTAGCTTCTCATATTCCTTACCAGCAATCGCAGCTTCCATCACCGCCACCGGATCCATCATTCCACCCTCTTCAAGAAATATCTTCATCAAATTCTTCGAGAAGCCGCTCACCAGCGCCACCCCCGGCTGGTTTGCGGGCACCGGCGTCGCCCTCGAATCCCTCAAATTCCAAAACACAATCTCCGGCACACATTCTCCGTATCCCTTCTTTCTGTACTTCCTCACGATCGCCTCATAATCCGTCTCCCACGGATTCATCGAAGCCTGATCGAATTCCATGTCACTAAACACAAACAGCCTCTTTATCATCTCCTCCGCCTTCAACTTCCCCTTCACGGCCACTTTCAGTATCACATCAAACACCTTCTGGAAATCTGTGTTCCCTCCCCACTCCATTCTCCTAACAAACCCAGTCTTCTCTTTCAAGCTTTCCCCTCTCACTCTCTGGAGCTGAGGGTTTGCGCTGAAGGTGATTAGCTTCCCCTTCCATGGCTCCTCGCTCAGCTCCGACACCAGAACTCCGAGTGCCACCGAAACCTCCATTGGGATTCCATACATACTCCCAGAAACATCACAGATTGCAAGGCAATTGCTCAATTTCCCAACCTTGGCCATGTCCTCCACCATTCTCTTCCACTGAAGCTCCGCGACTTCACCGCCGTCTTCGTCATTCAACGACGCGATTATCTCATGAGGAAGCAATGCGCCTGCAGCGATCTTGGCTTTGCCGGACTTCGCTTTCTCTAGATACCCCTTGAACCTTTCTTCATCATGCTTGAAGAATTTACTCTTGTATGTTTTCATAGCCACAGACGCCACTCTGTTGTAAGGCAGAGAGCCCCAATCGTTGGCTCCAATGTAAACCTCCGGCAGCTCCAGCGCCTTCCGCAGCGGTACGAGCACCTCCTTCCTCAAACGATCCCTCACGCGATACGCGTAATGCGCCTCCTCCACGTCTTCATACTCTGCATATTCCGCCCTCGGAAACACCTTCTTCGCGATGGTTTCACACAGCAGGGTTATTTTGTCGAACGACGAATCCAGAGAGGGGCACCATTTCGCGGCGAGGCTGATTTTGTTCAACTTCCCCAATTTCAGCATCTCCATATCCGATCTCAACCGCTGTGCGAAGAGATCGGACACGCGATCGTGCAGGAACTGGAAATTAGCGTCCTCATTAAACCTCTCTACCACCTTCTTCGCTCTCTCGATCCTCTTCTCTTCAGGGGTGGATTTCTTTGCACCGTGTAACGGCGCCGTATCTGTTGAGGATCTGAGGCCTCTTGGGAATCTGACGCCTCTTTTCCTCCCCTTGTGAATTCCAGATTTCCCCTTGTGCGTCCGAGATTTCCAGAGCTCTCCCATCTCTTTCGCCAATTTCCGCGCCTCGGCCCCTTCCAGAACGCGGAAGAGGATCTCCAGCAGATCCTTATAATAGCCAAAATCGGCGAAAGCGGCCGCGTTGCCGGCGAGGGTTTTGGGGTGGTGCTCGTGTAGCCACAGCGCGGCGGTGTAGAAACCTTCTTTATCGGATTTGCCGGTGCCTTTGACTCCGCGGAGATTACAAACGAGCTTCAGAGCCTTGAGCGGGTCTTGATCCCACGCGAGCTTGAGGCGGTTGGTGAGGGATTCCGGCGGCGTGTCTGGGACGATATGGCAGAAGAAATCCAAACACGGATTTCCTGTCGATAAAAACGTCGGAGATCGATTTTCCGTCAGTCCCCTCAGAGGGGGTACGTAGGTTGCTGCTTTGTTAAATTCTGCGATCATAAGGTCGACGAATGCATTGCCCGTGCCGGAGACGTCGGCGGAGGCGGTGATGTCAGCTGCCATGGCGACGTCGGAGGAGGCGGTGATGTCAGCTGCCATGGCGACGTCGGCGGAGGCGGTGATGTCGGCTGCCGTGGCTACGTCGAAGGCTGTGGGGGTGGATTTGGGTGGTTTTTGGTAGATTTCCGGTGGTCCGACGAGAAGAGCGGCAGCCATGATTGTGAGAAGGGAGGGGGTTTTAGAAGTTATCTGTCTCTGCAGATGTGTAGCACTGTAGAAGGGTTTTTGACATTTCTAAGAGCATCCACTATGGACTTAAATTTTGGGGTAGTTGTCTATGTGGCATGGGTAGTGCCATAGTGGAGGAAGAAAAATGGGGTAGCAAAATGGCAAGGGGTAGCAAGATTGCTACCCAGGTACTACTGCAACGCGGGCCCCACAGGAGAGCCGAGCAAACGCGCGAGTGGCTGCACATGCCCGACCAGAGCGCACAGATGGAGCGCGTGTGGTGCATGCGCCCACTGTGCGCCTGAGATTCACGGCTTTGATCTTTGTTTTTGCCCTTCTATTcctttttgtttttgatttttctttatttcaaaaaatctgATGCTTGCTTCAATATTGTACTGTTTGCAACATTTCCAAAAGATTGCCAtttgcaatttatttttgttcaaaTACTACCGTTTGCAATATTTCCAAAATATTACCATTTGCAATTTATTACTTTGttggttatttatttattattttgttttattttaccTTTTTGCCTAAATTTTGTAGCTTTTGATTCACTTCATCTATGAATTACATTAAATTAGCCTTTTCACTAGCTCGTGTCCTTTGTTTGCTTAAAattttattcattcttatttgtttttatctcttcttttattttattttttgttttacgTTACTTTTTTCcattaattttatatgtttgtggttgcatttaataaaataaaactgtAATGTTATAAATTGTaaccttttttttcctttattttcgtttattgtttttttgttttttttttacttatttacAATTTTAGTTGTCTATTGTACCAATTTCCTTTTCAATAATACAGAcgtttgtattttaaatttttagcataattatattaattttacaattatattttattattaaaaaaattaatttattcatgtatttatattagttttactaaatataaaatataatacaaaaattaaaatacataagtatatatatatatatattatattgtggTAAAGTAGTAATTATTATAGTGGGGTCCATGAATAGTTAAATATGAGGTAGTGTTGTAGTGGGAGAAATATGAGGTAGTAAAAAAATGAGGTAGTTGTTGATGTGACGCGTATGTGGCACCACTATGGGGTAGCACCATAGTGGACGCTCTAATGCGAAAGCAGCAAGAATATATAGCATAGGCAATACGTGGAGGCCACGCAGAagacaatatattttttattttcttttctttcactaAAAAAGAAAACCGCCTCCAATATTTTCTAAAATAGGcatttagaaataaaaaaatcgaaatttgaggctaaaaacgaaaaagaaaaaaaagaataacaAGTATCGATAttcaaacaaaaataacaaatatGCATTTGTTTTCCTACCGAAAAAAAGGAAGGAGATATggaatttgttttattttattaataaaaagaagagagaagataTGGTAATGTGATTAATTAGTTTTATACTTTTGCCAAATCAGCATTTTGGTCATggtaaaaagtttttttttttttttttgaagttggTCATGGTAAAAAGTTATTTACATAGCTTTTTTTAGTGTAAAATATCCATCATTGTGTGTGTTTTAACTAGAATACTTGCGATGAGACTATGATTGGTACGATGGAATGAAATGAGGGTGGAATAGAATGGAAGTTAAAATGAAGATGAGAATAGAATGATAAATCTTAAGTGATTTATATGCTTGATATGTACAAATAATACCAAAGAAATGAAATTGTgattctttatttgatttcattcttaTGATTCATAGCTAGAAATAAAGTTTATGAATggaattaaattattttattttactaaattATCTTTTACATAActttgaaagaataaaaattataaatataattgagcagataaatattttattgatgTATTTCATGAAGAAAATTTGCAAAAGTTTAAATTAAAATGGTAATTTTGTGGATGTTAATATATACTAGAATCTTATCATATTTGATTATGTAATGTGTTGCATCAATTTCAATTCATATTAGACTAttgtttatataaaattgataatattttatttttattttacaattaaaaaattattcaaaaagatactttttatattttgaataataataataataataataataataataataataataataataataataataataataataataataataataataataataataatgtgtgttTCATACAAATATACAAGTCAAAACTTAAATTTAGATAGATTaaaaatggaatggaatggctAATAATTCACAATCTATCACACAACAATCTAtcattgttcttttttttaaaatataaattacaagtaTCTATAAAAACAAAATTGCTCTAAATAATCACAAGTTATGAGTTGGTATAGTGGATAAGaccttattttttctttcaaaggtcaagagttcaaatcctattggcaatctacccgcgggtaacggatatccgcaAAAACCTGAACCTATtaagggtgggtttggataccatttgatatccacagatcgtttcgtggttgcaattcactatccatttagttcgtgagtacgggtttggatacttactatccatacccgcgaaacccgtttacccgcgaaaaatacccgtgAATTActcgtcaaatatccacaaaaaattccataaaatatgggctttgaatatatatattttgagattatgggctaacatattatatcttaaaataggcccaaacagaaactgaactaaggcccaaattctaatagtctaatttaaatttgaattttgttgagcaattatagaattttgttggattttatattttatttcatgaatttgaatttaaacattgttctttgtggatttcaatATATGaatttgaactatgttatttgtgttgatttttttttttctattaaatttgttgtaaatttatatttaaattttgtttcgtgagtatccggcggatagtgggtatccggcTAATAGCGGGTGACAGATAcccgtcggatagcgggttcgtggatacccgacgggtagcgggtatccgcgggtagtgGGTTTGGATatcatttgatatccatggatagtttcgtggttaaaaatcactatccatttagttcgtgggtatgggtatagatagtcactatccgtacacgtcgtacccgattgccatccctaattgaTCGGTTTGTAAATCGGACCGGTCAGTCGGTTAACCGGTCCATTAACCGATTTGATTACCGGTTAGGAAAAGAACCCTTAATCGGTTCCGATTAACCGATAAACATCAAACCGGACCGATTACCAACCCTAGCTAATACCATGGTAGGTGGAAGGAATGATGATTTCCATGGATGGAGGAATGATGATTCCaaatggaatggtgattcctacaaAAGAAAATATATCAAATGAATGGAAGAATGATGATTCCaaatggaatggtgattcctataaaaaaaatatatcaaatgaaTGGAAGCAAGGTAGAAATCATCATTCCATTCTCAcctcataccaatcacctcctaatAGTTTTCAACAATATAAAGCACAAGAGACGTTTTGGCACAACAACAAAAAATGTTAGTTTGATCCGAAAAATATTAGTTTTGGtgcaataaatatattaatttacttctgtaatttataaaaaataaaaaatattagtcTAATTCTATATAGACTTAATTTTTAAACCCACTATAAACAATTTTttaagcatttttttttctcacttatactctctccgtctcactTATATTTGCACATTTACTtttggcacgaaaattaagaataaaggatTAAGAGTGTATAATGGATATAACCcacttattttatatatgtagAGAAGATAAGAATcactaaaaagaaaagtgtaCCAAGATAAGTGAAACGAGTCAAGTATATAgttatttcataaataaaagtaaaactaATGCCCTAGTGCAACGGATATGAAATCTACCTTGCTTTTTAGAGGCTTGGGATAATGAGAtctttcataaaataaaataaacttttttgttcattttaaataacatattttaattataaatatgacTTTTTTGAATACTCCTTCcttaaaaatatgcataatttgAAACAACACGAATTTAAAGAAATTCTGTAAAATAtagtgtgagtggagaaatagTCCCACATTGATTGTGACGTTTAGTGagagaattattattataaatggactatgcatgtttttatagGACAGACGGAAAAGATAaactataaatatttttatgggacgaagggagtatttccGCCCaatttagtatccatttgaaagtaacacaaattttaataaagtgattgaggtgtgttgtgagtgaaataaggaTCCtaccttttatgtgagtgttaaatgaattaaagtggagtaagaatcctacctatttttgctaaaaataaaaatggatatAAACGaaaatatggatactaaaaggtgggatggagggagta includes these proteins:
- the LOC131021356 gene encoding uncharacterized protein LOC131021356, coding for MAAALLVGPPEIYQKPPKSTPTAFDVATAADITASADVAMAADITASSDVAMAADITASADVSGTGNAFVDLMIAEFNKAATYVPPLRGLTENRSPTFLSTGNPCLDFFCHIVPDTPPESLTNRLKLAWDQDPLKALKLVCNLRGVKGTGKSDKEGFYTAALWLHEHHPKTLAGNAAAFADFGYYKDLLEILFRVLEGAEARKLAKEMGELWKSRTHKGKSGIHKGRKRGVRFPRGLRSSTDTAPLHGAKKSTPEEKRIERAKKVVERFNEDANFQFLHDRVSDLFAQRLRSDMEMLKLGKLNKISLAAKWCPSLDSSFDKITLLCETIAKKVFPRAEYAEYEDVEEAHYAYRVRDRLRKEVLVPLRKALELPEVYIGANDWGSLPYNRVASVAMKTYKSKFFKHDEERFKGYLEKAKSGKAKIAAGALLPHEIIASLNDEDGGEVAELQWKRMVEDMAKVGKLSNCLAICDVSGSMYGIPMEVSVALGVLVSELSEEPWKGKLITFSANPQLQRVRGESLKEKTGFVRRMEWGGNTDFQKVFDVILKVAVKGKLKAEEMIKRLFVFSDMEFDQASMNPWETDYEAIVRKYRKKGYGECVPEIVFWNLRDSRATPVPANQPGVALVSGFSKNLMKIFLEEGGMMDPVAVMEAAIAGKEYEKLVVLD